A single region of the Amphiura filiformis chromosome 7, Afil_fr2py, whole genome shotgun sequence genome encodes:
- the LOC140156886 gene encoding uncharacterized protein, which produces MASSSDSGFSMPGESGPSGSGDGAFSQFMTEVKEIEKRDSVLTPQQQIDRLLRPGSTYFNLNPFEVLQVDPDTPMEQIKKLYRKLSILVHPDKNPDNRDRAQQAFEILSKAMKTLNDDKERQAALEMIKEAKEKTDYELNEARKQLKREGKSTELEEDRDPQKDQSASSSASTSNEQQTQKQKKTPAQETLRANIKELEKKVDRLLQQSRESDDLQGHKDLKAGEDELKRAKQKLSWLEGNAAYQKKYRDQRKRDLAEIKEKHPLVAYELRPGKRTKNKEAEKTEEVKDEEEGVHTININMKKPVQEESATKIMRLEEELTALRQASLVKKVKTYVLGDGKVMTREDLKELIGAKKLDLCNEKMKLTTLQANAVRQKKYRDRKKKQLEQLQKSHPQLACKLKTRNKRGRPRIEETQPDLLKVLEEVAGAAAAGDNKNGDTPKPALTGKSLRDLTIEMKQRGFKLSRSAAYLRLAPRATESPEGKRHVKYVPVKLRPQTGHGKQHIDGKFAAASIQYVQELTSVLGPQVVGYVIQDNGCRVRFKSSGENSSEHMVLDYRAPQSDSEAMRLKSLDGTKLVLSLYGACQIHKNGMGEQDKVTKVGPTYIAVRSGRYLASAAYAHWDDFNIVVQRPEFKDFLRRPDGSVKPVMVLFVSGSHDENPHSAKALQVAACHFKVHNLDAMFIVSDAPGKGSYYHPAEKRVQVLTECLSKLAIPRNHFTSHLDEHGHCIDDTLEKENFKAAGETLSEVWSEASFESHPIIAKYVEPSDEPEGRRWEGVNHDERWKAEHVRQSQYCLQIVRCDNDVCCGPWRSNLKGILSERFVPPPIPFMQGDNGPEAPEPNQLGSAQYGSLAMRIAMSSVLPCAVQKFRIIPYDFYCPSLQVQLSQRICRWCGLYHVSQKALRPHTRIHSSTETSQPSTTADPVQIEKLTELVEAAVATEVVVSEPTIQVQVQPQIQTLPSPAPQVQVQVQTTPHLVWSTTGAQWTTATTTTEQRPPQV; this is translated from the exons ATGGCGTCCAGCTCGGATTCAGGGTTCTCCATGCCTGGAGAAAGTGGTCCTTCTGGGAGCGGGGATGGAGCGTTCTCTCAATTCATGACAGAG GTGAAAGAAATAGAGAAGCGTGACTCTGTGTTAACTCCTCAGCAACAGATTGACCGACTGCTCAGGCCTGGCAGTACCTACTTTAATTTGAATCCATTTGAG GTGCTTCAAGTTGACCCAGATACACCTATGGAGCAGATCAAGAAACTTTACAGAAAG TTGTCCATTTTGGTCCATCCTGACAAGAACCCTGATAACAGAGACAGAGCACAACAAGCTTTTGAAA TTTTAAGTAAAGCCATGAAAACTTTGAATGATGACAAAGAAAGGCAAGCAGCTCTGGAAATGATAAAGGAAGCCAAAGAAAAAACAGATTATGAG CTAAATGAAGCAAGAAAGCAGTTGAAGCGAGAGGGTAAATCAACAGAGCTAGAAGAAGACAGGGATCCACAAAAG GACCAATCGGCCAGCTCATCTGCCTCTACATCGAATGAACAGcaaactcaaaaacagaaaaagactCCAGCTCAAGAGACACTACGTGCCAATATTAAGGAGCTTGAAAAGAAAGTGGACCGACTCCTGCAGCAGTCCCGCGAGTCGGACGATCTGCAAGGTCACAAAGATCTCAAGGCTGGCGAGGACGAATTGAAACGAGCGAAGCAAAAGTTGTCGTGGCTGGAAGGGAATGCAGCATATCAAAAGAAATACAGGGACCAGAGAAAACGAGATTTGGCAGAAATTAAGGAAAAGCACCCTTTGGTTGCCTATGAATTGAGACCAGGTAAAAGAACAAAGAATAAAGAAGCAGAGAAAACTGAAGAAGTAAAAGATGAAGAAGAAGGTGTTCACACTATCAATATCAATATGAAGAAACCAGTGCAAGAAGAGAGTGCTACTAAAATAATGAGGCTGGAAGAAGAGTTAACAGCATTAAGACAGGCCTCTTTGGTGAAAAAGGTTAAAACTTATGTCTTAGGGGACGGTAAGGTGATGACTAGAGAAGATTTGAAAGAGCTGATAGGTGCAAAGAAACTTGATCTGTGCAATGAGAAGATGAAGCTGACCACCTTGCAAGCCAATGCCGTGCGGCAGAAGAAGTATCGTGATAGGAAGAAGAAACAGCTTGAGCAGTTGCAGAAAAGTCATCCTCAGCTGGCTTGCAAGTTGAAAACTAGAAATAAGAGAGGCAGACCCAGAATTGAAGAGACTCAACCAGATCTTCTCAAAGTGCTTGAAGAAGTGGCCGGTGCTGCTGCAGCTGGCGATAACAAAAATGGTGATACGCCAAAACCTGCATTAACTGGAAAATCGTTGAGAGATCTGACTATAGAAATGAAACAGCGTGGGTTCAAGCTCAGCAGGAGCGCAGCCTATCTGAGGTTAGCTCCGAGAGCAACGGAAAGCCCTGAGGGGAAACGCCATGTGAAATACGTTCCAGTGAAACTGAGACCTCAAACGGGTCATGGGAAGCAGCATATAGATGGCAAATTTGCTGCTGCCAGTATTCAGTATGTACAAGAACTGACATCTGTTCTGGGTCCACAGGTTGTTGGTTATGTGATCCAGGACAACGGGTGTCGGGTTCGATTCAAGTCGTCGGGAGAAAACAGCTCAGAACATATGGTTCTTGACTACAGGGCTCCACAATCAGACAGTGAAGCCATGAGATTGAAATCACTGGACGGCACCAAATTGGTATTGTCTTTGTATGGAGCATGCCAAATTCACAAAAACGGTATGGGTGAGCAAGATAAAGTCACCAAAGTTGGGCCTACATATATTGCGGTCCGAAGTGGGAGATATTTGGCATCTGCTGCCTATGCTCATTGGGATGATTTTAACATTGTGGTACAGAGACCAGAGTTTAAGGATTTTCTGAGAAGGCCAGATGGATCGGTGAAACCGGTTATGGTGCTGTTTGTTAGTGGGAGTCACGATGAGAACCCACACTCTGCTAAAGCTCTTCAGGTTGCTGCGTGTCATTTCAAGGTGCATAATTTGGATGCTATGTTCATCGTGTCTGATGCCCCTGGAAAGGGAAGTTATTATCACCCTGCTGAAAAGAGGGTACAAGTGTTAACAGAATGTCTGTCAAAACTGGCCATCCCTCGGAATCACTTCACCTCTCATCTCGATGAGCATGGCCATTGCATCGATGACACGCTGGAGAAGGAGAACTTCAAAGCAGCTGGTGAGACATTGAGCGAAGTCTGGAGTGAGGCATCGTTTGAATCGCATCCAATCATTGCTAAGTATGTGGAGCCATCAGATGAACCGGAGGGGAGAAGGTGGGAAGGGGTTAATCACGATGAGAGATGGAAAGCGGAACACGTGAGGCAGAGTCAGTACTGTTTACAGATTGTCCGCTGTGATAATGATGTGTGTTGTGGTCCATGGAGAAGTAACTTGAAAGGGATTCTGTCAGAACGGTTTGTTCCTCCTCCGATTCCTTTCATGCAAGGAGATAATGGTCCTGAAGCACCAGAACCGAACCAACTCGGTTCTGCACAATATGGATCATTAGCCATGCGCATTGCAATGTCTTCAGTTCTTCCGTGTGCAGTGCAGAAATTTCGCATCATTCCATACGACTTCTATTGCCCTAGCCTTCAGGTGCAATTGAGCCAACGGATATGTAGGTGGTGTGGCTTGTATCATGTCAGTCAGAAGGCTCTCAGACCTCATACTCGTATCCACAGCTCTACAGAAACATCTCAACCGTCCA